The genome window TTGGTTGGGCCATTACCAACATTCATCTGAATTATATTCATGACTAGAAATATATGCAtttaatggttttttttttttttttttttttgtgcggTGCTTGATTTGTATATAATCCGGTATGGGTATGATACTAATAATTGAGCGGCAGTGTGATTTACTAGTGAACACTAATCACCATCTTTCATCTTAGTGTCACGTCAGCATCTCCTTCCACCATCTCTCTCCTCCACTATCTGAGGGGTGTTGTCACTATCCCCTCCACTATCCTATTGTTTTTTTATTACGTTTTCTCCAATTCATTTATATACTTACCCTTTTTTTCAAACGTTTATGAGCATCGTGAGGAGAATTCCACCATCTTCACTCCTCACTAACAAGAGGGGTGGTGTTCACTAGTGGCTATGATGTCACATCATCTCCATGAAACCCCCCTCCTCCACGATCAATACCACACAACCTTATTTGCATATGGGTTTGAGTGTTTAATCCGTCTCTAAATATAGAAATACCATAGTACGTTAATCGGTAATCAGTTTTCGGTTTTGTTTCTAATTTTGGGAAAACAAACTGAGGAACCCGAGTTACATTTAGCTGAATCTCATTTACCCAAATCCAGTAACATTCGGATTGCAACTAAAACCAAAGAACCCAAattacatttttattttattgcaTTTTTTGCTTGTGACTTGTTTGTTAAAATTGGGTTTCGGTTTAGCCAGCTTTGATTCGGCCCGGTTTTTAGTTTCAACATTATTCAAACCAAGGGAACCGAAACACAAACCGATGAAACCCCTAGCAAAACATATACGAAGACAGTAAACACCCAACACATGCATTTGTCGAGTTATTTGCTTTTTTAGTGTCAGATGGATTCAAAATTACAAGTTAACATTTAAGATAAAGATGAAATGGGTATTTGTTAATACTCTTAAGCATAACCTGTTTAACAAAAAAACCACCCACAAACAAAATTCTTAAAACTCCATGTTTATTCTCAAGAAAAAAGTTAAGGTTATGTCCTTCATAAGTCATCCAAACTTCTTAACAGATCCAAACTCCATTACCAtccacaaaacaaaacaaaacaaaacaaaagacaACACTGCAAACCATAAGGGTAAAATTCGTCTCTCTCCTCCAGCTTCATGGATTCTGCAATCCTGAAACATTACAAATTTATTTACGCCAGAATGTAAATCATGCGTATTCATAAGTAacaacaattatatatatatatatatatatatatatatatgtgtgtgtgtgtgtgtgtgtcctTACCAGATGCAACCAAGTTGGTTGAAACCAAATCCTTCGGCGCCTTGCACTTGTAGCATTGCACTCGGGTACCATAATTGTGCGCATTGCAGTAAGGGCTGTAAGAATCAAGTCATAAGCATCACTCAACTTTTACTCTACAAAACTAATGAGATTTGCATATTTAAACGCCTTATCTGCTTATTGTGTTTTTCAACGTAGATGCTAAAAATTATATGCTTCTGCTTATAAGATTATGCTAAAgttaaactagaaaaaaaaaaagaggattATGTAAATACCGTAGACAAAACCAGTCTCCAGCCGTCCACCCTCGCCGACTGATTTTTGCAACCCTTTGACTTTGACCAAGGAAATTAAAACTTACTGGAGGAAAAACAGGGTTACGGTATCCAGCACTGCCATTATAAAACGGAATGCTTTTGATTATGCCACATCTGAAGCAATATTGCCTGGTAGCAAAGTTGTGGGCCCGACAGAGCCCAGCATCACAAAACCAGTCTCCAGGCCTATAGGCCCGGATCCGAGGCCCAGGAGCACAGGTGTTTTCCCTACCAAATGGCCCACTGCACCTCTGGCATTTTGTTCTCCAATTGAAGTTCGGAAGTTGGCATGTCCTGCAAACCCAGCCTCCTTCCATGCTCCTTTTCTTCTGTGCATTACCAAAATCGACATAATTATGAGTTTGTTTTTGACTCcatatatataggtgtgtgtgtgtgtgtgtgcgtgcgtgCGTGTATAAGTTTTCTAATTTTATTGATATACATAACAGAAATATAACGACTACTTTTTGGCACACAACTTTAGCAGGATAATGCGCCAATCTTGTTTTTTTAAGCTTAAAATATTCATCTCTATATATCTTGTCTCGATAGAGCATATCAGTAATAAATTCATGTCTAGTTGTAAATATCATCAATTTAAAGAATCGGGAAGGCTTCATGTGTTTTGACAGTAAACAATACTTGAGCAAGACGAAGTAAGTAAGGGATGAAAATgatgataaaaataaaaataaaaaatggtaacgtaattatcaaataaataattaaaatacCCATAGCTTAAACACGAAAGTTTGACTGTCGCAGCGGGATCATCTATACCATCTCACATCAGCATCTCATACAAATTGAAATAATCAAAATTTAAAACACACGGAATTCtttatacacatacatatgttTGTTAGCCATAACTATGAGTAACCTATCGATATTACAACAACAAGATTCAGAATATTAGGTCTTTAAAGGGTTTAAGACAATGTTGCTAATATAAACATTTTTTTCACAGAAATTAGAATAACAAGTAAAAATACATGAATGAACAAGTGCAGTCATAAAGAAAGGGTAATTATGATGATTGATAAATAGTCATACAGTTTTACCAATCTTTTTGACCCTGCAGGAACATGCAAAACCCTTGTATATCATTCAATCAACTAGATGAACTCTTTGTGAATTATACATAAAGGGGCCAGATTTAACCAATTACCTGAGAATGGGTCCATTGGGGTTATATTTTACTGCTAACGGGTTGAAATGGGTAAAACAAGAATTAAAAAGGAAACATGGTAAACAAGATAATGGCATATGTAAGTGTATACAACCTCCTATTAAAAAATGATCCATTATATAATaaattagggctgcaaacgaaccgaacaaacacgaacaaatccttgttcgtgttcgtttgttaagaaatatatgtgttcacgaactattcacgaacaagattttatgttcatgtttgtttgttaaggaaatgaacttgttcgtgttcgtttgtgtttgtttgttaattttaggcaacaaaTGAAAACGAACGATAATGAACACAATTGAGCAcaaacgaatgttcatgaacacaaatggtaacaaacgaacacaaacaaacgttcatgagcaaaatatataatacatcgacacttattaaatattttatttgtcagaattttgaagtatttaaataaaatataaaagctaaaaacactaatgaactatcaaacacaaacgaacacgttaccgaacgttcacgaacataaatgaacgaacgcgccctctgttcatgtttgttcatttaactaaacgaacggaatttcttgtttgtacaaacgaacacaaacgaacttcccgccgaacagttcacgaactgttcgccgaacgtttggttcgtttgcagccctaataaTAATAGTTTTTGTGAGGTTATCTAATACATAAAGTATTTTTGGATCTCTAAAAAAGACAAATGAATAAATAAACGTGTTGGTGGGTCAACCTAACTCACCCATTTTGTCACTAAGACTGATGACTTCATTAGCAGCAAAACACAATTAAGTTAAAGAGGCCTAAAAGAAATAGAGGCTCTCCATAGTTCAAACAtattgaaatcatattcattcgTTATGAAATGAGAAAATTTTGGATCCAGTACGTTATGTAAATCCAAAATGGGTTTCTGATAGTTCTTCTAAATATGACGTAACAAGTGATTACACATAAGATTCAATTACCCACACGTCGTAATCTAAGCAACATCACCATTCTAGTAACGCTCCACAAATAATAATCACTTCTTTGAAATTATAAAAAATCACCTTAATTGACGAGTTGGTTCATTGAACTTACTAATAAAGACCTTACATTGTTCTTCAtcaaatcaaaacataaataattaTATTCCATACATGAAGTTTGATACCATTAACCCTATTAACAAAACGCAAAGAAATCATGTTGGCGTAATCGGGAAATCCCGAATGCACTTACTCCAAACAATTGAAGACGATTCTTCCGATTTGAAAGATAAATTACAAAACAAAAGCATTGTGAGAAAGAAATCTGAATAATCAATTTGGACACAAACTAGATCTAAGTGTTACATCATTTAAAAAAAGATACCTTTTGAGCAAAAGCACAACCGAAGGATGCAGCCGCACGTACAAGACTCGACAATGTTCAAAACAATGAACAAGGTCAAGGGCACAATGAAGGGAAAAGGGCACAATTGAGAAAAGGGAATAAATAGCAAACCAATTAGGGATTTAAGTAAAGAAGTCCAAATTTGCAAAACAGACACaactttatataaagattacaaaAGTTAACCCAAAATAGTTTCCTAAACGATATACTTAAGTGTTATATTCGAAACATGTGCTTTCGGATTTTCAAATATATAACTTTTGCCACAACACTTTCATATTTTCCACATTTTTCCTAAGGTTCACAAATCTAAAACATCCAAATTTTGTCTAAACACTTTGTAGGAGAATAACAGGAACAACAACcgtacccagtaaatcccacagaTAGCAAAGCTAGCTAGTGGTAAGGTCTGGGGAGAGTGGGACGTAGGCAggccttacctctacccctagggatagagaggctgcttacAGAGAGACCTGTAGCTCCAAAAACAAACAACATAACTAAAAATAAAGAAGCAGGAAGCTACCAAACAACAAAGAAAGTGATGAAAGGGTGACAAAGTAAAATAGAAACACATATAGCATCATGAGACAACATTAATACATAGATACATGAAGACAATCACCTGCAAAGTCCACCTAAAGTGCAGGGAAAATCTAAGGATCTAAACAAAGCTAAGACACATATGTACCCCCTTAaaagtccttaaccttaatcctacgtctccatCTCCATGAACTCCTATCTTGGAGCATGTCCTCAAAGAGGTATTAAGATGGCTAAAAAATACACCTAATAATACATATGCCAAACAAATATTTTGCTTCCCTAAGGTCACATCACTTGTTTGCTTTCTTATTATACATAAACATTGTACTGGGGAGTGGCCAACATCTTTAAAAGGCAGAGGTTTAAGGATTACTCACTCCAAGAAAGAGTATCTTTATTATGATTTCAGTGGTGTTGGTGACGTCGGGGACACTTATATCACTATCGAGGGTCAAGTGGTTCTACAAGTAACTAAGTTTAAGTACTTAGGATTGTTTGTTCAACGGGATGGGAAGATAGATAGTGACGTAACACACTGCATCCAGGTTGGCTAGTGTAGGTGGTAAGCAGCCACTAGGGTGTTGTGTGACAAGCGGTTCCCAACTAAACGAAAGGGGAATTTTATACGGTTGAAGTTAGACTTGCTATGTTGTATGGGATAGACTGTTGGAGCATCAAGAAGACACGGGCTCTCAAGATAGAGGTAGAAGAGATGAGGATGTTGAGGTGGATGTGTAGGCACACAAGGCtagatcggataagaaatgagaTTTTTAGGGAACGATTAGAAGTAGTTAGTGTGTTAGAGAAGATCAAGGAAGGGAGATTGGGATGGTTTAGGCATGTGAAGAGAAGGTAGACAACAACGCCAGTCAGAGCAGTGTAAACCTTCATTGTAGAGGGGAGGAGTAGAGGCAAGCCTAAATTGACTTGGATGAGCAGATTAGACGGGATTTTATTAAGTGGCATCTCTCTGAGGACATGGTGCAAGATAGGGGTTCATGGAGACGTAAGATTAAGATTTAGGACTTTTACGAGATGGTAGCCTAGTTGTGTTTTAAGGCCTAGATTTTTCCTAAATGTAAGGTGGAATTGGCATGTGATTGTCTTCATGTATATATGTTTATATGTTGTTATAGATGTCTATGTGCTATCTTACTAGGTTACTCTTTCACTCCTATTGTTAGTTGGTGGCTTTCTATCTCTATAGTGGTTGTCTATTTGCTTGTATGTTGTGTATTTGCTCGAATGTTGTTAGTTTTTTTAGCTGGGGGGGTCTCTTTGGAAGTAGTCTCTCTATCTCCATAGACAAAGGTAAGGTTTGCCTACACTTGACCCTCTCCTGACCCTACCAATAGCTTTGCGATTTGTGGGATATACTAGgtacggttgttgttgttgttgtataacaTTGTACTAGAAAATGACATCTAGCTAGATACCCTTCCAAAAAGATACCTTTTGAGCAAAAGCACAACCGAAGGATGCAGCCGCACGTACAAGACTCGACAATGTTCAAAACAATGAACAAGGTCAAGGGCACAATGAAGGGAAAAGGGCACAATTGAGAAAAGGGAATAAATAGCAAACCAATTAGGGATTTAAGTAAAGAAGTCCAAATTTTCAAAACAGTCACAACTTTATATAATGATTACAAAGTTAACCCAAAATAGTTTTCTAAACGATATACTTAAGTGTTATATTTGAAACATGTGCTTTCGcattttcaaatatatatattttgccACAACACTTTCATATTTTCCATATTTTTCCTAAGGTTCACAAATCTAAAACATCCAAATTTTGTCTAAACACTTTGTAGGAGAATAACAGCAACAACAACcgtacccagtaaatcccacagaTAGCAAAGCTAGCTAGTGGTaaggtctggggagggtgggacgTAGGCAGGCCTTATCTCTacccctagggatagagaggttGCTTACAGAGAAACATGTAGCTCCAAAAACAAACAACATAACTAAAAATAAAGAAGCAGGAAGCTACCAAACAACAAAGAAAGTGATGAAAGGGTAACAAAGTAAAATAGAAACACATATAGCATCATGAGACAACATTAATACATAGATACATGAAGACAATCACCTGCAAAGTCCACCTAAGGTGTAGGGAAAATCTAAGGATCTAAACAAAGCTAAGACACATATGTACCCCCTTAaaagtccttaaccttaatcctacgtctccatCTCCATGAACTCCTATCTTGGAGCATGTCCTCAAAGAGGTATTAGGATGGCTAAAAAATACACCTAATAATACATATGCCAAACAAATATTTTGCTTCCCTAAGGTCACATCACTTGTTTGCTTTCTTATTATACATAAACATTGTACTGGGGAGTGGCGAACATCTTTAAAAGGCAGAGGTTTAAGGATTACTCACTCCAAGAAAGAGTATCTTTATTATGATTTCAGTGGTGTTGGTGACGTAGCGGACACTTATATCACTATCGAGGGTCAAGTGGTTCTACAAGTAACTAAGCTTAAGTACTTAGGATTGTTTGTTCAACGGGATGGGAAGATAGATAGTGACGTAACACACTGCATCCAGGTTGGCTAGTGTAGGTGGTAAGCAGCCACTAGGGT of Helianthus annuus cultivar XRQ/B chromosome 1, HanXRQr2.0-SUNRISE, whole genome shotgun sequence contains these proteins:
- the LOC110884626 gene encoding uncharacterized protein LOC110884626 isoform X2 produces the protein MQPDRTGQYYSVHSMINSSSNPNMWLGLESSSCLPNLFVSHQTMLYMPMVIVTKKRYFSHQKKKKRSMEGGWVCRTCQLPNFNWRTKCQRCSGPFGRENTCAPGPRIRAYRPGDWFCDAGLCRAHNFATRQYCFRCGIIKSIPFYNGSAGYRNPVFPPVSFNFLGQSQRVAKISRRGWTAGDWFCLRPYCNAHNYGTRVQCYKCKAPKDLVSTNLVASGLQNP
- the LOC110884626 gene encoding uncharacterized protein LOC110884626 isoform X1; the protein is MLVKLPSMQPDRTGQYYSVHSMINSSSNPNMWLGLESSSCLPNLFVSHQTMLYMPMVIVTKKRYFSHQKKKKRSMEGGWVCRTCQLPNFNWRTKCQRCSGPFGRENTCAPGPRIRAYRPGDWFCDAGLCRAHNFATRQYCFRCGIIKSIPFYNGSAGYRNPVFPPVSFNFLGQSQRVAKISRRGWTAGDWFCLRPYCNAHNYGTRVQCYKCKAPKDLVSTNLVASGLQNP